In Mustela lutreola isolate mMusLut2 chromosome 16, mMusLut2.pri, whole genome shotgun sequence, the genomic window CCATGAGGAACTGAGTCCACAACAGGGGATGCATCTTCTCTGGGCTACATCTCATGATGGCAGACTTAGTCTGAGCTCAGCAGGCCAACAGGCACCTGCGGTCAAGACCCCACAGTCGGGTGCTGGGCCCAGTGGGCTGGGGCAGGCCAACCCAAATCCCCGGGACAGCTGTCGTCTCTCAGGAACTTTGGTGGCCTGGGGTCCTCTGCCTGCCAGTGTCCCTGGAGCAGACAAGCCAGCACACACCCAACCCCTTGTTTTTGTCTCCCCACCCTTGCTCTGCCCTTGGCCCCCCTGACATTCTGCTTATGCTCTTGTAAGTGTAGAGTTCTGAGCACCCCAGACCTGGGTGAGAACCCTACCCATCACAGAGCCTTGGGAAAGGAAGGTAACATCCAGGCTTCAGTCCTTAGCATTAACATCTCAAGGACGGGATTTTAAAGGCCCCTTCATAGAGCCGATGGAGGATGAAGGGGTGTCTTCAGCTGAGCCTGACAGTACAGGTACCTTTTGGCTTGGTGCTGGGGACCACACATCTGGGGATGGGCCCCATGTGGGCTGTCTCCTCTGCACCCTCTTCCAGGCGCTGCCCTTGGACAGGCTGAGCCCACGGCTCATGAATAAAATGGATGAGTAatccactccccctgccccagaaACCCtgcaaatcaacaagaaaaaggcAGCAGTCCAGAATGGAAAAATAGCCAAGTCTGTGAAGAGACCATCTACAGAGGAGGAAGGTTTTTGGGTTtggagagagtgagcgagtgggAGAATCTCAAACCAACTCCACatcaagtgtggagcctgatgtggggctcgacctcacaaccctgaaatcatgatctgagccgaaatcaagagtcagatgcttaaatgactgcaccagccaggcaccttcaaaagaaagttttaaaaagcaaattagcACCAAAAGTGttaaaaactctaaaaatcaAGAAGTGCAAATTAACACAGTAACAAGGTAGAATTTCACGTGCACTACACAGGTAAAATCCAAACCTGGGCAAAGCTGAGCGTGGTGGCAAATAGGAGTACACCCAGGGTGGGGTGTACTGGGCGGCAGCTTCGAGAACGAGCTGCAGTCCTGGGCCAACACAAAGGCCAAATGACCCTCTGACCAGGTCACGAGAGGCCTGGACACGGGGTCAGACAGTGCCGCATCCAGCCCCAGGAGGGTGGAGGTGGAGCGAGAGAGGCTCGGCTCCTGGTCACCCACGGACTGCTGCgtaacaaccccccccccccgcccgccttcAACACAGTAGGAGTCCTGTACTTTGCTCGTGACCCTTCCATGGTTCAGTGGGGACAGCCCATCTCTGCACCCTCAGCGTCAACTAGGTCAGTTTCCAGGTTGGGTGACCCAATGTCAGAGACTGGAATCATCCAGAGCTTTGTCGAGAGCTAGGACCTCAGTCAGGACTCAGCTCCATTCCCAGAATCAGGTGAGGCCTTCTTTCTTTCGTTTCCTCTTGCGGCCATAAACTGAGTGCTGTGAAAAACCAGAAATTTATTCGAGTTCTGCAGGCCAGAATTCAAGATGCTGGTGGAACCCTACTCCCTCAGAGTCCTAGAGCAGAACCCTGGCTTGCCCCGTTCAGCTTCCTGGCTCCTGCAGTCCTGGGCTGGTCGCTGGAGGCAGAGCCCCAGCCTCCGCCTCCATCGCCAAAGCCTTCTCCCCACAGGCTGTGTCTGGACTCCTGTCTTCTTACAACAGCATCAGTCATTTGGGATTTAGGGCCTGTCCTAGTTCAGCATGACTTCACCCTAacgattatatctgcaaagaatCTGTTTCCAAACAAGTGTCCATTCCCAGGTTCTAGGGGGTGCGGATCTGGGGGACATTATTCAGCCCAGGGCAAGGTCTCTCCATGTGCTGCCGGCTCTCCCACAAGAAGATGGCTGGATTCCAAGAGCAAACAGCTCAAGACAACAGGGCGTTTTAAGGAGTTAACCTGGGAAGCCAAACAATATCACTTCCATTCTATGGGTGGAAACAGTGCGAAGACCTGCCCGGGTTCGGGTGACCCACAGAGAAGAGTCACGCGTGCCCTAGAGTAGCGAGCAGCAGCTGAGAGGAGTCGCCCCGAGTCCCACACAGCGGCATCGGAACCCCGTCTCCCTGGAGTTGAAGACCCAGTCAGTCCCGTGACTCTGCACGAGGCGGTAACAGTCATCGCAGGGCTGGGGGCCGTGGCCGCGGATGAACAATTCCCGAGGCCTCCCGGCCGGAGACCCGATGAATTCAGCGGCGGACGGAAGAGAGTGGGGACGCTCCCGCCTTCTGCGGACAAGCCGGAGAGATGACCCGAAGTTAGCAGGCTCCTGGGGCGGGTGTGGCCCCAGCGCAGGGTTCAGTACGGGAAATGCCTCTGTGCCGGTCCGCAAAGCGTCTCAAGATCCCCAGCTTGGTTAGTGTTTTTCTGAAAGGCCCATTTGAAGGATCTGAAGACACACCCGCAGGGAAATGCCAGGTGAAAATTCtttattaagagaaaaaactCCCAGGCGGGTCCCATCTCTGGTCCCCCTTCTGAGGGGCCCAGAAGCCAAGGGGCAGAACCTGCCCAGGGAGGAGGGTCCACAGACGACCTTCCCTGCACTGAGCTGCCATCCCCCAAGCACTCAATTTCTCCCATCCCGCCTCCGCACGAGTGGCCTTAGCGCACGGGTCAGGCGCCTGGCACCGAGGCTGGCCTAGTTAGGGAGGGGCCCGACCCCGCCTCCGGGCCCCCCAGAGGCTGCTCTCAGGGACCAGAAATCTGGAACCACAGAAAGACTCTGAGGCCGCCGCACCCACCTGACCTGCATAACCACGCCGAACCGCACGCCCCGTGCGCACCGCGAGCTCTGGGCCCGGCCCGGGGCGCGCGACGAGCACCTGCTTCCCCGGCTGGCGCTGCGAGGGCCTAGCTCGGAGCGAGGCGCAGCTGGGACGCACGTTTCCGCGGGCGCCCGCCGAGCGCCGGCCCGCGGTCCCGGCCCAGGATCCGCCGCGAGCCGCGGGTGCCCGGGAGGCTGCAGACGCCGGGGCAGGGGCGGTGCtaggccccgcccccagctccgCCCCGGACCGGGTAAGCCAAGGGGGCGGTGCCCGCCGCAAGCCCCGCCCCTAGCGTCACGGCCGAGGCCGGTGGGCGGAGCCGCCGGCGGCGGAAGAGCGCGGCGGCTGGACAGGTCTGAGAGGCGGCCGATTGGGCTCCGCTGGGGACCGGCAGGTAGAGCGGTCGCTCGCGGGGCCCACGGCACGATCTGGTGggcgaggtggggggggggtctctgttcGGAGCTGCTAAGTGGGCGAGGTCGCCGCGCTGTAGGGGACATGTGGATGCGGGGGGCACGGGGGGCCGCACAGCCGGAGGGGACGGGGTCGCCAGGCCGGAGGGGGCATCTGTGGCTGGTGGGGGGTGGCGCACAGCCGGCGGGCAGAGGCCTGGTTCCTGATCCCGTACCCCCGCCCGCCAGGATGGGCAGCAGCTCGCTGTCCGAGGACTACCGCCTGTGCCTGGAGCGCGAGCTGCGGCGCGGCCGCGCGGGCGTGTGTGGGGACCCATCGCTGCGCGCCGTGCTGTGGCAGATCCTGGTGGAAGACTTCGACCTGCACGGGGCGCTGCAGGACGACGCGCTGGCGCTGCTCACCGACGGTCTGTGGGGCCGCGCTGACCTGGCCCCCGCGCTGCGTGGCTTGGCCCGCGCCTTCGAGCTGCTGGAGCTGGCTGCTGTGCACCTGTACCTGCTGCCCTGGAGGAAGGAGTTCTCCACCATCAAGGTAGGGCGCCGGGCGGAGGCGGCGCCCCTGCTTGGGTTGCTGTGTACCGTGGGGGCAGAGGCTACCACTGGAACAGGGATTTCAGAGGTCTGCAGAGCTGGCTGGGTCTCCGGGGCTCAGAAGGGATTTGGGGCACTTTGGGGCAGCTTTGACCAAGGTCGTCCCCCCAATCACCCGGCAGTCCCAGGGCTGAAAAACAGGGTGTGGGTGGAGGCCACCCGCCCCAGGTGCTCGCACCCTGGGGAGATCCTTGCTCCACAAAGCTTGAATCACTGCCCTCCCCCAAAGTGGCCCCACAGCCCCTGCAGCACAGAAATCCCAGGACAGGGGCATAGAAGGGACTTGATATTCCACGGTCACCCTGATCCTTCCATGTCCCCATTTATAGAGGACGACTTCGGGTGGGCGTATCCCCTGTGAAGTAGGTAGGGGTTGGAGGCCCTGCACACCCCAGGGTCTGCACTGATCACCCCATGGGGTAAGCTGCTGGCCTGCAGGAGGGGGCAGACGTTTGGCCCTCAAAGCTAATTTGGAAGAGTAGGAAGGTGCTGATGTCATTGGGCACGTGGGCGAGTCCACCTCCGCTGGTTGCCATGGCAGCAgcagcctctctccctcttctctctccctccctccctccctcccccccccccccccccccccccgctttctcaccccacccttctctcctcctctccctcgcCAGAGGTGAGCTCTGGAGCTCACTGCTTCATGGGGACACCTGGTGGTCAGAGGTTCTAGGCCATGTTCATTCAGATTAACAGGGTCGGAGGCACCCTCAAGCCCCAGGTCCACAGGTAGCCAAGAACAGAGCGGACAGGCCTGCACTTGAGGTGCTCCTGGGCTTTGGAGTCGGGCAGACATGGTTGGGATCTGGTTCTGCGTCCTCTCGGCTATGTGGCTTTGTGCCAGTTACCTGTGCAGGGCCCAGGTCTGCTGAGACGGGTAAAGGCAAACCCCCGGGGACAGTCCCTGCCCACAGCAGCGCTCCGTCTACGGGAGGTGTCCCCAGGAGCTGAGAGTTCTGGCATTTTAGAACTGGGAGTGACACGGGACTGTCCTCCAAGCCTTCCAGGCCCTCACAGGACTGCAGCCTGGAGGGCACTTTCCGAAAATCTGGCCTCCAGGGTTTTCAGCTCAGCCGCAcattagagcctccagaaagtaCCGTGCTCCATCTACCGGGTAGAAAGCTTCACAGCTGGGAAGAACAACTGGCTAAGCTGTCCCAGTGGGGCAAGTCTCCCGAACAGGAAGAGGGAAGGTGGGGTTCAGAACAGCAGATAAGCAGCCCCATTTGTATCCGCACGACCCAACCCCAGCAAAGCCCCTGGGGTGACAGGAAGTGGAGACCCCAAGGGAAGTGAGatgttctgtttttaagatttgagagtgagtgggagcaggagcgggggtggggaggaggggcagaagcagactccctggtgagcccGAGGCCCCGTGTAGGACCTGATGGGATCACAGACCTAATCACGAAAACGGGTCTGCAGGGGTGGGTCGGAGCGTGTGTTGGGCACCCCTTCTGAAGGGAGTGACAGCCCAGCCGGGAATGGCCTGGTTCTGTGGGGAAGCCAAGGCTAGGAGCCTGAGTGTGGGTCAGGTCTCAGGCGGGCTGCTGCTGACCAGAACCCTCCTCTGCAGACCTTTTCAGGGGGCTATGTGCATGTGCTCAAGGGCGCGCTCTCAGAGGACCTCCTCCTCCAGAGCTTCCAGAAGATGGGCTACGTGCCCAGGGACAACCACCGCCTCATGATGGCTGCCCTGCCCCCCGCCTGCCAGCTGGTGCAGGTGGCCCTGGGCTGCTTTGCCCTCCGGCTGGAGTGTGAGATCCTGGGTGAGGTGCTCGCGCGTCTGGGCACCAGCGTGCTGCCAGCTGAGGAGCTGCTGCAGGCCCGGCGGGCCAGTGCGGATGTGGCCTCCTGTGTGGCCTGGCTGCAGCAGCGGCTGGCCCGGGAAGAGGAGCCGCCACCTCTGCCCCCCCGGGGCTCCCCAACTGTCTACCGGACTCCTCTGGACCTCTACCGGGACCTGCAGGAAGATGAGGGCTCAGAGGAAGCCAGCCTGTATGGGGGGGCCTCCCCAGGCCCTGACTCCCCACCCCCCGAGCTGGCCTGTGGCCCTGCACTCTGGGAGCAGAGCGCCAAACTGTGGGGGGCCGGAGGCGGGGCCTGGGAGCCCCTGGGGGAGGCTGAGGTGCTGCCGCAGGCCGGCAGCCCACCCTATGGGGCgttggaggaggagctggagccCGAGCCTGcggccttctccttcctctccctgcggCGAGAGCTGCTGAGTCAGCCTGGAGACATGGCTGCCCCCCAAACCCCAGGGAGCCCCGGGCAGGCCAGCCCCCAGTCCCCTGGCTACCAGGTGCATAGCTGCCTAGCTCCGGGGGCCCTGCCTGGCCTCTGCTGTGACACGTGTCGCCAGCTGCATGCGCCCCACTGTGCTGCCCTGCCCACCTGCCGTCCAGGCCACGCACTCCGCCCGCTGCTCGGTGATGCCCAGCGGCGCCTCTGGCTGCGGCGTGCACAGGTGGACACCCTGCTCTATGATGGACCCAGGGCCCAACCTTAAGCCCAGCCAGGCCCTGCATCAAGGGCCTTCCAGAGACTGTTTCTGTGgtgcttctctgggcctcatcaCTCTTCAGGCCTAAGCCCCCGGCCACCCTGCCCCTTGGGGACTCCTGGGCACAGCAAGGTGAGGAATCAGGCTTCACCAGGCAGGAGGTGGGGTCCTGCCTTCCATGAGAAGCTCTTGCCTTGGTCTGGCCTGCTGCCTACCCCTGCACCCAGCATCCAGGCCTGTGTCCAAATGTGCTGCGTGGAGGAGTCTCACCGCCAAGCCTAGAGCCAATGTgggcccctcctcctctttccttcccagtcCCACTGTAGGGCCCAGCACTCAGTCTGCAGCTCTTGACCTGATCCCTACCGCTGTCCCTCAGAACACGGCTTCCCCTGTGCCCAGGGGAGATTCTCCTCACAGGGGTGTGTCATTGGGGGCCATGGAGCACCACTGTGGCCAGTCTGGGGTCTCTGCTAGGCCCACGGCTGACCTAGCCCCTTGCCTAATGATGTCCTAAGCCAGTGCTGAATAAGCTGAGGCCTGGCTTGAGACCGGCTGCACCGGGAAGTTTGGTCCACATGTGGGGGAAGAAATGATCTGATCTCAAAACAGTGAGAAGGCTCCCCAAAAGCCCAGAGCACAGGCAGCGGGGGAAGGAGGCAGCTAGTGGAGCCTGGACAGGCTGCATCACTGCCCTCGCGGTGCAGTCAGGTCAGCAGCCCATGAGCCACCTGCTGCTGGCTTTCTGCCACACAGGCTCCGGCAGGCAGGGCTGGAGGCACGTGGGCCTCTCTCCTGAGAATGCTGTGTCTAGGGGTAAAGACGTGGCCACGCTCTCCAGCAGTCACCTGCTGAGGCAGACTCTCAAGGccaagacaggcaggcagagcccCTTCCCCTGGGAACTATTTAGCCACAGGACTAGAAGGAAAGGTGTGGCGCTTGGCCCCCACCTGCTTGTccatctccctttctccccagcaCTCAGAGAACCACCGTCATGTCACATGAATCAGAACATTAAAGTTCATTAAAAGACACAACCTGCTCATGCCTGTAAGAAAACCTTTTATCTCTTGGAGTTCCTGTTAGCACCAGCTtgtgccccttcccctctgggcctcagtgtggGGACAGGGACAACCTATCAGGTGGGATATGACCCACACCTGATCTCTCCTTCCCATTCTGAGTGCGCCAGCTCTCAGAATgcacctggggaggggggtgatgCACCACAGCCTCTCCCTTCCCCGGACAGATCCTGGTGATCAGCAACCATGCAGGGTCTCTGCATCCCAAGCCAGCAACAGCCACTAAATCGGGCCCAGCAGATGTTTCCTTCTGGGAAGGGAGGGTCCTGAGCTTTTACCAGCTGAGGCCATGGCAACAGGTGTCCAGGAGCATCCCGCCCCTTCAGGGCACATCCACCCACATCCACTCCCCattcttctggggaaggggtatGATCAGCTGGAGCAGCGTGCTGGTCTCCACCCGTTGGAGGGGCTGGATTCCAGCAGCCCCGTGAGCCTGGACGGCAGAGGCCTCCCCGTTTGACTGCTGTTCACCGCTGGGCACCACGGTCGTGCCGGCCGAGCAGAGGGGCCCCACCTGTCACGGCTTACAGCGCTTGCCCTGACCCTCAGACGTGGCCGGGACGGCCCGCTTGTTGCGGTGGTGGGGGAAGGTAGGCATGAGCTCCGGCTCACAGGCTGCGGGGAGGAGTGCGTTTGGGTCTGAGAACCCCACTGTGCAtctgtgatgagccctggggtcccctttccctccactcccctcaGGGAACAGTCTCTGCGGCCAAAGAGCACCCACATGGGCCTCAGCACACAGCCCCTGCCCGCCCGGGGTCTGCCGCACCACCCCTCAGGGGCTCGAGGAGCCGAGTGAGGCTGTGCCCCAATACACCCACCCCAGACAGAAAGGGCCACAAGAGAAGCCCCTGTGGGGATCAGTGGAGGTCGGGGGCTATGTGGGAGACTCACGCAGGGGCT contains:
- the SPATA2L gene encoding spermatogenesis-associated protein 2-like protein, whose product is MGSSSLSEDYRLCLERELRRGRAGVCGDPSLRAVLWQILVEDFDLHGALQDDALALLTDGLWGRADLAPALRGLARAFELLELAAVHLYLLPWRKEFSTIKTFSGGYVHVLKGALSEDLLLQSFQKMGYVPRDNHRLMMAALPPACQLVQVALGCFALRLECEILGEVLARLGTSVLPAEELLQARRASADVASCVAWLQQRLAREEEPPPLPPRGSPTVYRTPLDLYRDLQEDEGSEEASLYGGASPGPDSPPPELACGPALWEQSAKLWGAGGGAWEPLGEAEVLPQAGSPPYGALEEELEPEPAAFSFLSLRRELLSQPGDMAAPQTPGSPGQASPQSPGYQVHSCLAPGALPGLCCDTCRQLHAPHCAALPTCRPGHALRPLLGDAQRRLWLRRAQVDTLLYDGPRAQP